A window of the Dioscorea cayenensis subsp. rotundata cultivar TDr96_F1 chromosome 14, TDr96_F1_v2_PseudoChromosome.rev07_lg8_w22 25.fasta, whole genome shotgun sequence genome harbors these coding sequences:
- the LOC120275992 gene encoding lysine histidine transporter 1-like → MGTEVPPHGTYKNNTYQRENQQRKEKSVDEWLPITSSRNAKWWYSAFHNVTAMVGAGVLSLPYAMSELGWGPGITVLILSWIITLYTLWQMVEMHEMVPGKRFDRYHELGQHAFGEKLGLWIVVPQQLIVEVGVNIVYMVTGGKSLKKFHDVVCPDCKNIKLTYFIMIFASVHFVLSQLPNFNSISGVSLAAAVMSLSYSTIAWGASVDKGKQSGVEYGYKSSSTAGTVLDFFSALGDVAFAYAGHNVVLEIQATIPSSPEKPSKKPMWKGVIVAYIVVALCYFPVALIGYWAFGNSVSDNILITLEKPRWLIAMANMMVVIHVIGSYQIYAMPVFDMIETVLVKKLHFPPGVTLRLIARSLYVAFTMFVGITFPFFGGLLGFFGGFAFAPTTYFLPCIMWLVIYKPRRGSLSWITNWICIILGICLMFLSSIGGLRQIIKNAKSYQFYS, encoded by the exons ATGGGAACAGAAGTGCCACCTCATGGAACCTACAAGAATAATACTTACCAG AGAGAAAACCAACAAAGGAAGGAGAAATCTGTAGATGAATGGCTACCAATAACATCATCAAGAAATGCAAAATGGTGGTACTCCGCCTTCCACAACGTCACGGCCATGGTCGGCGCCGGCGTGCTCAGCCTACCTTATGCAATGTCTGAACTTGGATG GGGTCCTGGCATAACAGTATTGATCCTGTCATGGATCATCACACTATACACACTATGGCAAATGGTCGAGATGCACGAAATGGTACCCGGAAAACGATTCGATCGATATCATGAACTTGGACAACATGCATTCGGCGAAAAACTCGGCCTCTGGATCGTTGTCCCACAACAATTAATCGTCGAGGTTGGAGTGAACATTGTCTATATGGTTACCGGCGGAAAATCTTTAAAGAAGTTTCATGATGTTGTTTGCCCGGACTGCAAGAACATCAAGCTCACATACTTCATCATGATCTTCGCCTCGGTGCATTTCGTGCTCTCGCAGCTCCCTAATTTTAACTCCATCTCCGGAGTTTCCTTAGCTGCTGCAGTCATGTCTCTTag TTACTCGACGATAGCATGGGGAGCATCTGTGGACAAAGGGAAGCAATCAGGAGTGGAATATGGATACAAGTCCTCGAGCACGGCCGGCACAGTGTTAGACTTCTTCAGTGCACTAGGAGATGTTGCCTTTGCTTATGCCGGTCACAATGTGGTCCTAGAGATCCAAGCAACGATACCGTCATCACCTGAAAAACCTTCAAAAAAACCGATGTGGAAGGGTGTTATTGTTGCCTATATAGTCGTCGCCCTATGCTACTTCCCTGTCGCGTTGATCGGGTACTGGGCTTTCGGTAATTCGGTCTCGGACAACATCCTGATCACCCTGGAGAAACCCAGGTGGTTGATTGCCATGGCCAATATGATGGTTGTGATTCATGTAATTGGGAGTTACCAG ATATACGCAATGCCGGTTTTCGACATGATCGAAACCGTTCTTGTCAAGAAACTTCATTTCCCACCAGGTGTTACTCTTCGACTAATTGCTCGCAGCCTATATGTTG CGTTCACAATGTTCGTCGGTATAACATTCCCGTTCTTCGGCGGACTACTTGGATTCTTCGGTGGATTTGCATTTGCTCCTACAACATACTTT CTCCCATGCATCATGTGGCTTGTTATTTACAAACCTCGGAGAGGTAGTTTATCTTGGATCACAAACTGG ATTTGCATCATTCTGGGAATCTGTTTGATGTTTCTATCATCTATTGGAGGACTTCGGCAGATCATTAAAAATGCAAAGAGTTATCAGTTCTACTCATAA